The following are from one region of the Mesorhizobium sp. B2-8-5 genome:
- a CDS encoding ABC transporter permease, with translation MTDTPAPRHIPDRLDKPLSSAIFSWEALLVVIAVAIFAVNSFASPYFLDPWSLSDLTFNFTEKGLIALAMALLIISGEIDLSVAAIVALASTMMGVAVQAGAGTPVLVAIGIVVGLGCGSFNGLLVTRLGLPSIVVTIGTMSLFRGIAFIILGDQAYKGYPESFAFFGQGYVWWVFSFELALFLIAALIYWFVLHRTSFGRRVFAIGNNPVACQFSGVRVNRIKFILFCLTGLMSGIASVLITSRLGSTRPSIAQGYELEAITMVVLGGVSILGGAGSILGVVLAAFIMGLVTFGLGLLNVPGIVMSIFIGLLLIIVIALPIIWRRLRVGRFA, from the coding sequence ATGACCGACACCCCTGCCCCGCGCCATATCCCCGACCGGCTCGACAAGCCGCTGTCCTCGGCGATCTTCTCCTGGGAAGCGCTGCTGGTCGTCATCGCGGTCGCCATCTTTGCGGTCAACAGCTTCGCTTCGCCCTATTTCCTCGATCCGTGGTCGCTGTCGGACCTGACCTTCAACTTCACCGAAAAGGGGCTGATCGCTCTAGCCATGGCGCTGCTGATCATCTCCGGCGAGATCGATCTCTCGGTTGCCGCGATCGTGGCTTTAGCCTCGACGATGATGGGCGTGGCGGTGCAAGCCGGTGCGGGCACCCCAGTGCTGGTGGCGATCGGCATCGTCGTCGGCCTTGGCTGCGGCTCCTTCAATGGGTTGCTGGTCACCCGCCTCGGCCTGCCTTCCATCGTCGTCACCATCGGCACGATGAGCCTGTTCCGCGGCATCGCCTTCATCATCCTCGGCGACCAGGCCTACAAAGGCTATCCGGAAAGCTTCGCCTTCTTCGGCCAAGGCTATGTCTGGTGGGTCTTCTCGTTCGAGCTGGCGCTGTTCCTGATCGCGGCGCTGATCTACTGGTTCGTCCTGCACCGCACGAGCTTCGGCCGCCGGGTCTTCGCCATCGGCAACAACCCGGTGGCCTGCCAATTCTCCGGCGTGCGCGTCAACCGCATCAAGTTCATCCTGTTCTGCCTGACCGGGCTGATGTCGGGCATCGCCTCCGTGCTGATCACCTCGCGGCTCGGCTCGACGCGGCCGTCTATCGCGCAGGGCTACGAGCTTGAGGCGATCACCATGGTGGTGCTGGGCGGCGTCTCGATTCTCGGCGGCGCCGGCAGCATTCTGGGCGTCGTGCTCGCCGCCTTCATCATGGGGCTGGTGACGTTCGGCCTCGGACTGCTCAACGTGCCCGGCATCGTCATGTCGATCTTCATCGGCCTGTTGCTGATCATCGTCATCGCGCTGCCCATTATCTGGCGCCGCCTGCGCGTGGGACGCTTCGCCTGA
- the rhaM gene encoding L-rhamnose mutarotase, with translation MEKYAFKMKLNPGMKAEYQRRHDEIWPELVDLLKLAGVSDYSIHLDEETNILFGVLRRRDDHGMADLPKHPVMQRWWAHMADLMETKTDNEPVAVPLETVFHMA, from the coding sequence ATGGAGAAATACGCCTTCAAGATGAAGCTCAATCCCGGCATGAAGGCCGAGTACCAGCGGCGCCATGACGAGATCTGGCCCGAGCTAGTTGATCTGCTGAAGCTGGCCGGCGTCTCCGATTATTCGATCCATCTCGACGAGGAAACCAACATCCTGTTCGGGGTGCTGCGGCGGCGTGACGACCACGGCATGGCGGACCTTCCGAAGCACCCCGTGATGCAGCGCTGGTGGGCGCATATGGCCGACCTCATGGAAACCAAAACCGACAACGAGCCGGTGGCGGTGCCGCTGGAAACCGTGTTCCATATGGCATGA
- a CDS encoding FGGY-family carbohydrate kinase: MIVAVIDIGKTNAKVALVDLATLSEIALRRIANAPVRQAPYPHHDVEALWTFILDSLADLNREQRIDAISITTHGATGALVDRSGELVLPVLDYEFDGPDQLAADYDAVRPPFAETGTPRLPIGLNLGAQFFWQQRQFPAEFAKAAAMLMYPQYWALRLTGVAANEGTSLGCHTDLWNPWTSDYSSLADRMGWRRLMAPVRPAKDRLGPILPELAQRTGLDPQTPVFCGLHDSNASLLPHLLSDAPPFSVVSTGTWVVSMAVGGRKVELDAARDTLVNVNALGDPVPSARFMGGREFSLLTDGQPQEWSEDDVAAVLAQKALLLPSTQQGSGPFPQRAAQWCNADDLSSGQRFAAISFYLALMTVTCLELIGGDGPTTVEGPFAQNPLFIRMLAAATGRPVIASEASTGTSIGAALLASDGATVTSKGERTAPPIERAWREYALAWQQA, encoded by the coding sequence ATGATCGTCGCCGTCATCGATATCGGCAAGACCAACGCCAAGGTAGCGCTGGTCGATCTCGCGACGCTGAGCGAGATTGCACTGCGCCGTATCGCCAATGCTCCTGTGCGGCAGGCGCCCTACCCGCATCACGATGTCGAGGCGCTGTGGACGTTCATCCTCGACAGCCTGGCCGATCTCAACCGCGAACAGCGGATCGATGCGATATCGATCACCACGCATGGCGCGACCGGCGCGCTGGTCGACCGCTCCGGCGAACTGGTACTGCCGGTGCTCGACTATGAATTCGACGGCCCCGACCAGCTTGCGGCCGACTACGACGCCGTGCGTCCGCCCTTCGCCGAAACCGGTACGCCGCGGTTGCCGATCGGCCTCAATCTCGGCGCGCAATTCTTCTGGCAGCAGAGACAATTCCCGGCGGAATTCGCCAAGGCCGCCGCGATGCTGATGTATCCGCAGTACTGGGCGCTGCGGCTGACCGGTGTCGCTGCCAATGAAGGCACGTCGCTCGGCTGCCACACCGATCTGTGGAACCCCTGGACGTCCGATTACTCCTCGCTGGCCGACAGGATGGGCTGGCGCCGGTTGATGGCGCCGGTGCGGCCAGCAAAGGATCGGCTTGGCCCGATCCTGCCGGAGCTGGCGCAACGCACAGGGCTCGACCCGCAGACGCCCGTATTCTGCGGACTGCACGATTCCAACGCCTCGCTGCTGCCGCATCTGTTGTCCGACGCACCGCCCTTCTCGGTCGTTTCGACCGGCACATGGGTGGTGTCGATGGCGGTGGGCGGCCGGAAGGTCGAGTTGGACGCGGCGCGCGACACGCTGGTCAACGTCAATGCGCTCGGCGATCCTGTGCCGTCGGCGCGGTTCATGGGCGGACGCGAGTTTTCGCTGTTGACCGACGGCCAGCCACAGGAATGGAGTGAAGACGACGTTGCCGCCGTGCTGGCGCAGAAAGCTCTGCTGCTGCCGTCCACTCAGCAGGGCTCCGGACCGTTTCCGCAGCGCGCCGCGCAATGGTGTAACGCCGACGACCTGAGCTCCGGCCAGCGCTTCGCCGCCATCTCATTCTACCTGGCGCTGATGACCGTGACCTGCCTGGAGCTGATTGGCGGCGACGGGCCGACAACCGTCGAGGGACCGTTCGCGCAGAACCCGCTTTTCATCCGCATGCTGGCGGCAGCGACGGGAAGGCCCGTCATTGCATCGGAGGCCTCGACCGGCACCAGCATCGGCGCCGCGCTGCTGGCGTCGGATGGCGCTACGGTCACGAGCAAAGGCGAACGCACCGCACCGCCAATCGAGCGCGCTTGGCGCGAATACGCGTTGGCCTGGCAGCAGGCGTGA
- a CDS encoding D-amino acid dehydrogenase has translation MKVLVLGAGVVGTAAAYYLAKDGHEVTVIERHEAAARGTSQSNAGLVSPGDATAWASPAALKTFLRALWNHDLGIKVRLRLDPYFYAWSLRFLRECTVKRLRANTDIKLRLALHSRDCINALSEETGIHYDERRKGILYFFRSQKSVDTGTDNYRYLGEHGLPIEIVGRERLVELEPGLAGVKEKIAGGIYSPIDQTGDSKQFTDRLAAYAAEKLGVKFLFGTTVQGLDIEGDRVRAVMTSAGPLAGDAIVISMGPESGLLGRRYGIDLPVYPVKGYTATIPLEDESKGPTMGGADEDRLIGYSRLGNRLRMSSTAEFTGFDRSFKPGDFRTILETGKDLFPGAFDEKKAVLWAGLRPMMPNSVPVIGQAKYRNLYLDTGHGHVGWTMACGSGQFLADVVAGRKPQIDPQGLLYGTAR, from the coding sequence ATGAAGGTCTTGGTTCTCGGCGCCGGGGTGGTTGGCACGGCGGCCGCCTATTATTTGGCAAAGGACGGTCATGAGGTGACGGTGATCGAGCGCCACGAAGCGGCGGCGCGCGGCACCAGCCAGTCGAATGCCGGCCTGGTCTCGCCGGGCGACGCAACCGCCTGGGCCTCGCCGGCCGCGCTGAAGACCTTCCTGCGCGCGCTCTGGAACCACGACCTCGGCATCAAGGTCAGGCTGCGCCTCGATCCCTATTTCTATGCCTGGAGCCTGCGTTTCCTGCGCGAATGCACGGTGAAGCGCCTGCGCGCCAACACCGATATCAAGCTCAGGCTGGCACTCCACTCCCGCGATTGCATCAACGCGCTCTCGGAGGAAACCGGCATCCATTACGACGAGCGCAGGAAGGGCATTCTCTACTTCTTCCGATCGCAAAAGAGCGTCGACACCGGCACCGACAATTACCGCTATCTCGGCGAGCACGGCCTGCCGATCGAGATCGTCGGCCGCGAGCGCCTGGTCGAGCTGGAACCGGGCCTTGCCGGCGTGAAGGAAAAGATCGCCGGCGGCATCTATTCGCCGATCGACCAGACCGGCGATTCCAAGCAGTTCACCGACAGGCTCGCGGCCTATGCCGCCGAGAAGCTCGGCGTCAAATTCCTGTTCGGCACGACGGTCCAGGGCCTCGACATCGAGGGCGACCGGGTGCGCGCCGTCATGACTTCGGCCGGCCCGCTCGCCGGCGACGCCATCGTCATCTCCATGGGGCCGGAAAGCGGCCTGCTCGGCCGCCGCTACGGCATCGACCTGCCGGTCTATCCGGTGAAAGGCTACACCGCGACGATTCCCCTAGAAGACGAAAGCAAGGGGCCGACCATGGGCGGCGCCGACGAGGACCGGCTGATCGGCTATTCGAGGCTCGGCAACCGCCTGCGCATGTCCTCGACGGCCGAATTCACCGGCTTCGACCGCAGCTTCAAGCCCGGCGATTTCAGAACCATCCTGGAAACCGGAAAGGACCTTTTCCCGGGCGCCTTCGACGAGAAGAAGGCCGTGCTGTGGGCAGGCCTGCGGCCGATGATGCCGAACTCGGTGCCGGTTATCGGCCAGGCGAAATACCGCAATCTCTATCTCGATACCGGCCACGGCCATGTCGGCTGGACTATGGCCTGCGGCTCGGGACAGTTCCTCGCCGACGTCGTTGCCGGCCGCAAGCCGCAGATCGATCCGCAGGGATTGCTCTACGGGACGGCGCGCTGA
- the galE gene encoding UDP-glucose 4-epimerase GalE, with the protein MTVLVTGGAGYIGSHMVWELLDAGESVVVLDRLSTGFEWAVAPEARLVVGDVADRDLVGRIIRDNKVDAIIHFAGSIVVPESVADPLGYYENNTCKTRTLIETAVREGVPHFIFSSTAAVYGGAGLEPVREDARLAPESPYGLSKLMSEWMLRDAALAHDIRYTALRYFNVAGADPKGRTGQSTPGATHLIKVACETALGKRPFMQVFGNDYPTPDGTCMRDYIHVSDLAAAHRLALQRLRAGGESLVANCGYSHGYSVLEVIDSVRRAFGHDFDVRMGDRRPGDAAAVVANSELARNELGWTPQRDDLDLIVNDALAWERILTTKNSVRT; encoded by the coding sequence ATGACGGTTTTGGTGACGGGCGGTGCCGGCTATATCGGCAGCCACATGGTCTGGGAGCTGCTGGACGCCGGCGAGAGCGTCGTGGTGCTCGACCGGCTTTCCACCGGCTTCGAATGGGCGGTGGCCCCGGAAGCAAGGTTGGTCGTCGGCGATGTCGCCGATCGTGACCTGGTCGGCCGGATCATCCGCGACAACAAGGTCGATGCCATCATCCACTTCGCCGGTTCGATCGTCGTGCCGGAATCGGTCGCCGACCCGCTCGGTTACTACGAGAACAACACCTGCAAGACCCGCACGCTGATCGAAACCGCGGTGCGCGAAGGCGTGCCGCATTTCATCTTCTCCTCCACCGCCGCCGTCTATGGCGGCGCCGGGCTGGAGCCGGTGCGCGAGGATGCCCGCCTTGCGCCGGAATCGCCCTATGGCCTTTCCAAGTTGATGAGCGAGTGGATGCTGCGCGATGCCGCCCTGGCGCACGACATCCGCTACACGGCGCTGCGCTATTTCAACGTCGCCGGCGCCGATCCAAAGGGCCGCACCGGACAGTCGACGCCCGGCGCCACGCATCTGATCAAGGTCGCCTGCGAGACCGCGCTCGGCAAGCGCCCCTTCATGCAGGTCTTCGGCAATGACTATCCGACGCCGGACGGCACCTGCATGCGCGATTACATCCATGTCAGCGATCTCGCCGCCGCGCACCGGCTGGCGCTGCAGCGGCTGCGCGCCGGTGGCGAGAGCCTCGTCGCCAATTGCGGCTACAGCCACGGCTATTCCGTGCTCGAGGTGATAGACAGCGTGCGCCGCGCCTTCGGCCATGACTTCGATGTGCGCATGGGGGACCGCCGGCCGGGCGACGCCGCCGCCGTGGTCGCCAATTCCGAGCTTGCCCGCAACGAACTCGGCTGGACGCCGCAGCGTGACGATCTCGACTTGATCGTCAACGATGCGCTGGCCTGGGAACGCATCCTGACGACCAAGAACTCCGTTCGAACCTGA
- the hemA gene encoding 5-aminolevulinate synthase, protein MNYQRFFEDAIDQLHAERRYRVFADLERMVGKFPRAIWRSNGRAQEITVWCSNDYLGMGQNEDVIAAFQNAAGRMGSGAGGTRNISGTSNPLVELEHELADLHDKEAALVFTSGFVSNEASISTIARLLPNCLIISDELNHASMIEGVRRSGAEKKIFRHNDVAHLESLLQAAGRERAKLIVFESVYSMDGDIAPIKQIVELAERYNAMTYIDEVHAVGMYGPRGGGITEREGLADRIDIIQGTLAKAFGTLGGYITGTSAVIDAVRSYAPGFIFTTALPPAIAAATTASIRHLKRSQVERDAQRRQAARTKQVLAAAGLPVMESATHIVPVLVGDPELCKMASDRLLGVHGIYIQPINYPTVPRGTERLRITPTPFHSDALIAELQDALVETWDALGIPYASSGRPAVAKTDRIIPLLVPKSGG, encoded by the coding sequence ATGAATTACCAGCGGTTCTTCGAAGATGCGATCGATCAGCTCCACGCCGAGCGTCGCTATCGCGTTTTCGCCGACCTCGAGCGCATGGTGGGCAAGTTCCCGCGCGCCATCTGGCGTTCCAACGGCCGTGCCCAGGAAATCACCGTTTGGTGCTCCAACGACTATCTCGGCATGGGCCAGAACGAAGATGTCATCGCCGCCTTCCAGAACGCGGCCGGCCGGATGGGTTCGGGCGCCGGCGGCACCCGCAACATCTCCGGCACGTCCAACCCGCTGGTCGAACTGGAGCATGAGCTCGCCGACCTGCACGACAAGGAAGCAGCCCTTGTCTTCACCTCGGGCTTCGTCTCCAACGAGGCCTCGATCTCGACCATCGCGCGGCTGCTCCCCAACTGCCTGATCATCTCGGACGAGCTGAACCATGCCTCGATGATCGAAGGCGTTCGGCGCTCGGGCGCGGAAAAGAAGATCTTCCGCCACAACGACGTCGCGCATCTGGAAAGCCTGCTGCAGGCGGCCGGGCGCGAACGCGCCAAGCTGATCGTCTTCGAAAGCGTCTATTCGATGGACGGCGACATCGCGCCGATCAAGCAGATCGTCGAGCTCGCCGAACGCTACAACGCCATGACCTATATCGATGAGGTCCATGCCGTCGGCATGTACGGACCGCGCGGCGGCGGCATCACCGAGCGCGAAGGCCTGGCCGACCGCATCGACATCATCCAGGGCACGCTGGCCAAGGCCTTCGGCACGCTGGGCGGCTACATCACCGGCACCAGCGCGGTGATCGACGCCGTGCGTTCCTATGCGCCGGGCTTCATCTTCACCACTGCGCTGCCGCCGGCCATCGCCGCCGCCACCACCGCCTCTATCCGCCACCTCAAACGCTCGCAGGTCGAGCGCGACGCACAGCGACGCCAGGCGGCGCGCACCAAGCAGGTGCTTGCGGCGGCCGGCTTGCCGGTGATGGAATCGGCCACCCATATCGTGCCGGTGCTGGTCGGCGACCCCGAGCTTTGCAAGATGGCCAGCGACCGCCTGCTCGGCGTGCACGGCATCTACATCCAGCCGATCAACTATCCGACGGTGCCGCGCGGCACCGAGCGGCTGCGCATCACGCCGACGCCGTTCCATTCGGACGCGCTGATCGCCGAATTGCAGGACGCGCTGGTCGAGACCTGGGATGCCCTGGGCATTCCCTATGCCAGCTCCGGCCGTCCCGCTGTCGCCAAGACCGATCGGATCATTCCGCTCCTGGTGCCGAAATCAGGCGGCTGA
- a CDS encoding pyridoxal phosphate-dependent aminotransferase, whose translation MTLIQTLRTEARAAPESGIVAVVNHGRLREGLIPLWAGEGDLPTPSFISDAAAKGLADGETFYTWQKGIPALRQALARYYARHFGGTFAEEEFIVTGSGMHAIQLAIDAIAGSGDEVIYLSPAWPNFAAAAGVAGAVPVPVTLDQSGNGWSCDVDKIASAITPRTKLLFINTPSNPTGWTADKETLQAILDLARQKGLWIIADEIYSLFHYGHGRAPSFLDVATPEDCILFVNSFSKNWAMTGWRVGWIKTHPALQQVFENLIQYSTSGVAQFMQRGAVAALDEGDGFIAEQVARARAARDLVCGILGETGKARFTVPQGAFYLFFRVDGLTDARKAAFDIVDNANVGLAPGTAFGPGGEAFLRLCFHRRLDQLEEAAHRLAKWMKTV comes from the coding sequence ATGACCCTGATCCAGACCTTGCGCACCGAAGCCCGAGCCGCACCCGAAAGCGGCATAGTCGCCGTCGTCAATCACGGCCGGTTGCGTGAAGGCCTGATCCCGCTCTGGGCCGGTGAGGGCGATCTGCCGACGCCTTCCTTCATCAGCGATGCCGCCGCCAAAGGGCTGGCCGACGGCGAGACGTTCTACACCTGGCAGAAGGGCATTCCCGCGCTCAGGCAGGCGCTCGCCCGCTACTACGCCAGGCACTTCGGCGGGACCTTCGCCGAGGAAGAGTTCATCGTCACCGGATCCGGCATGCATGCCATCCAACTGGCCATCGACGCGATCGCCGGCAGCGGCGACGAGGTGATCTACCTCTCGCCCGCCTGGCCGAACTTCGCCGCGGCCGCCGGCGTGGCGGGCGCCGTGCCGGTGCCGGTCACCCTCGACCAGTCCGGCAATGGCTGGTCCTGCGACGTCGACAAGATCGCCTCCGCGATCACGCCGCGCACAAAGCTGTTGTTCATCAACACGCCGTCCAACCCGACCGGCTGGACGGCCGACAAGGAGACGCTCCAGGCGATCCTCGATCTCGCCCGCCAAAAGGGCCTGTGGATCATTGCCGACGAGATCTATTCGTTGTTCCACTACGGCCACGGCCGCGCGCCCTCCTTCCTCGACGTCGCCACGCCCGAGGACTGCATCCTGTTCGTCAACAGTTTTTCCAAGAACTGGGCGATGACCGGCTGGCGCGTCGGCTGGATCAAGACCCATCCCGCCTTGCAGCAGGTGTTCGAAAACCTGATCCAGTACTCGACCTCGGGCGTCGCCCAGTTCATGCAACGCGGCGCGGTCGCCGCCCTTGACGAGGGCGACGGCTTCATCGCCGAACAGGTGGCGCGCGCGCGGGCCGCCCGCGATCTCGTCTGCGGCATTCTGGGCGAAACCGGCAAGGCGCGTTTCACCGTGCCGCAAGGCGCCTTCTACCTGTTCTTCAGGGTCGACGGCCTCACCGATGCCCGAAAAGCCGCCTTCGACATCGTCGACAACGCCAATGTCGGCCTGGCGCCCGGCACCGCCTTCGGCCCCGGCGGCGAAGCCTTCCTCAGACTATGCTTCCACCGTCGCCTCGATCAGCTCGAGGAAGCGGCGCATCGTTTGGCGAAATGGATGAAGACGGTGTGA
- the mscL gene encoding large conductance mechanosensitive channel protein MscL → MLKEFQEFISKGNVMDLAVGVIIGAAFGKIVDSLVNDIIMPIVGAIFGGLDFNNYFFGLSSNVHSTALADAKKEGAVFAYGSFITVVLNFLILAFIIFLMVKAVNNMRKRLEREKPAPAAAPPPADVQLLTEIRDLLAKR, encoded by the coding sequence ATGCTGAAAGAATTCCAGGAATTCATTTCCAAGGGCAATGTGATGGACTTGGCCGTGGGCGTCATCATCGGCGCCGCCTTCGGCAAGATCGTCGATTCCTTGGTCAACGATATCATCATGCCGATCGTCGGCGCGATCTTCGGCGGGCTGGACTTCAACAATTACTTCTTCGGACTGTCCTCGAACGTTCATTCGACCGCGCTGGCCGATGCCAAGAAAGAGGGCGCGGTCTTCGCCTATGGCAGCTTCATCACCGTGGTGCTGAACTTCCTGATCCTTGCCTTTATTATCTTCCTGATGGTCAAGGCCGTGAACAATATGCGCAAGCGTCTGGAGCGCGAAAAGCCCGCGCCTGCCGCTGCGCCACCGCCGGCCGACGTGCAGTTGCTGACCGAAATCCGCGACCTGCTCGCGAAACGGTAA